The Bemisia tabaci chromosome 5, PGI_BMITA_v3 genome includes a window with the following:
- the LOC109037518 gene encoding uncharacterized protein isoform X2, producing MNVNTESDINELQDEKATEPDSTLKIHEYDTQMNNEQTGPSACEDAGADLKKLEPSESPTLPENNEEDKPCFFTEDLSKKGSLSELLSTWKIVNSNLSFHSSRQNSEPQQKNTGGTVNETVTNVWQDLESRKDSDVDNSENLDHNDHATLPAVRRVDLNVLKNNQISYPGAHALEETIRRKKEDNAIGVNKTPPFSGHVDAKIVKEETVSPPELKLDVQLTHLQVIENLNTGDSKEPVETVEIFGKSTDTEKSRAENNSQGELECRQLDEIIQGFEQLGSGTRNDSGIIKEILPLSKDLQCSDENNNRQKEISNGSLIQIEDLYQTKNDSFEQPSLSAVTPEISNLRESNSNFSNFIPQSPDVSDGNSLECPKTQAADVERGVSQVHVYENGKNVTSQHVKSAQNNSIHVLLGSGTADKSYHDFDEKNSTVHFSTEVQEAKIIDSDHINPCSTGDVMSRVNLPIHLVELEIARLNSELTAKRDGPSSSLILQTHHPLKKVDNANVRDEEIHYYNDVKEHNSNISNAEHNSKDDFRHKKALDRSSDDLEDNKITVNTSKGTHLNNNPINFDSSDQILHLRVNEIVHTAPPSEDPKTSEPQSGTSACKKQINTMLSSTTSHSATDTSDKICTRADGALKEKDACEEISTHGVSEETLPKPGSLSSEDRTKVLDFVELNLRQAEQLCGIIHCEGGSAGITGKRSSLGLQMGLRAGEDCDDRKLQNKESKGSKFVTFSVTTMIEEPVPTATFSATEAQSQPDKFSRDEDLTHSASETPKSVKDHCEREQVVPPVPGTVPATQSKGFSGQTLFRSNQQNSPDGHRALYSNSSIGDAAHSKVTNPASLGRVSNVLGTEIPKGLVKDKKKVIEEKSGTITGDAQKLSKKSFELLRETVNIKNSRERYIQEVRAKEGISGSTNQQNPSNGALNFSRTSSSLDSKPKAPPGMVCGNTDKKINPNFCISSSENQGNFEVTEKQKMKQILKSSVAHHMVDDGGCVDAVTPFEPLRADISALNAAASEQGEHFISVLATPTPEKTPSSSQAHIEQGANSSASRWKGDRDQQDKPAQPLVPDDDEAVSGQITHFDTARRKWIEKLDSSRRESSKDPVGGNEPRNHASGRMSTPSLRGPSSLTQNGSEVDKCSKTTVFIQNEEEKAESKSSEQFISKKSSFSVSSRLSRGSENGGEYRNTLSRNDVLSNDPNQILKAIVTNKMSSQRMEISPSFQTELKQKTANSFCTKDAAGSTVISMNLKSGSPQQNLTRDNSVDNARYLKNLEYEIGMSHACDENKKEFKLESGAIGTSRIEVAKPDVRAQRRISDDTLDSRSGSRGFGTGETEKEVKVIEAGSKEGTNEFLILCQYYSLVESTEPMERSPEGDTQRKTETTENGGKETALEAQVHVRLSPALTQMLSQPNLPAAALKSGVEMVTITSEATLPHWSRLNLVATCQEFCRICHDTAGAEDFISPCQCRGSLSRVHKFCLERWLAESDTSACELCGHRFQIVRVPRYSIIDSIVRWFKSQENVRDVRELFFDMIALCAFTPMIIGGSYFGFLVAETVYQRMISSTISRAASFTLVSMMTGMDLAFLTWFALRTQHHTMQWYGWWRRNSVVKIIVTEQNQPRPRNNVSCDDQPPT from the exons ATGAATGTCAATACAGAATCTGATATCAACGAGTTGCAAGATGAAAAGGCCACTGAACCTG ATTCGACGTTGAAAATTCATGAGTACGACACGCAGATGAACAATGAACAAACAGGGCCCTCCGCTTGTGAAGATGCTGGCGCTGACCTGAAAAAATTAGAACCGTCCGAGTCACCCACGTTACCAGAGAACAATGAGGAGGACAAACCATGTTTTTTCACCGAAGATCTCTCGAAAAAGGGCTCATTGAGTGAGTTGCTCTCCACATGGAAAATAGTCAACTCAAATCTAAGTTTTCATTCCTCTCGTCAAAATTCAGAACCGCAGCAAAAAAATACAGGAGGAACCGTAAACGAGACAGTAACCAATGTCTGGCAGGATTTAGAATCTCGTAAAGACTCTGATGTAGACAATTCAGAAAATCTCGATCATAATGATCACGCAACTTTGCCAGCAGTCAGACGTGTAGATCTAAATGTTTTAAAGAATAATCAAATCTCTTATCCAGGTGCGCATGCACTGGAGGAAACTattagaagaaagaaagaagacaaCGCAATTGGTGTAAACAAAACGCCCCCCTTTTCTGGACACGTTGATGCTAAAATTGTTAAAGAGGAGACCGTTTCACCTCCCGAGTTGAAATTAGATGTTCAATTAACTCATCTACAAGTTATAGAAAACTTGAACACGGGTGACAGTAAAGAGCCTGTGGAGACAGTTGAGATTTTTGGAAAATCGACGGATACGGAAAAATCAAGAGCTGAGAACAATTCCCAAGGTGAATTAGAGTGCCGGCAGTTGGATGAAATAATTCAAGGCTTCGAGCAACTTGGATCCGGTACCAGGAACGACTCGGGGATAATCAAAGAAATTCTGCCTTTGAGCAAAG ATTTGCAGTGTTCAGACGAAAACAATAACCGCCAAAAGGAAATCAGTAATGGATCACTCATTCAGATAGAGGATTTATACCAGACAAAGAATGATTCTTTCGAGCAGCCATCATTGTCTGCCGTCACACCTGAAATATCTAATTTGCGAGAGTCTaacagtaatttttcaaattttattcccCAATCTCCCGATGTCAGTGACGGAAATTCATTAGAATGTCCTAAAACTCAGGCTGCTGATGTAGAGAGAGGTGTTTCACAAGTTCATGTttatgaaaatggaaaaaatgtgaCAAGTCAGCATGTCAAGAGCGCACAAAATAATAGTATCCACGTGCTTTTGGGCTCTGGAACCGCCGATAAATCATATCAtgattttgacgagaaaaattCTACGGTTCATTTTTCCACGGAGGTTCAAGAAGCAAAAATCATTGATTCTGATCATATAAATCCATGTTCCACTGGAGATGTTATGTCTAGAGTTAATTTGCCGATACATTTGGTTGAGCTAGAAATTGCGAGATTGAATTCAGAACTGACAGCTAAAAGAGATGGTCCGAGCTCGAGTTTGATTCTTCAAACTCACCATCCATTAAAAAAAGTAGATAATGCTAATGTGAGAGATGAAGAAATCCACTATTATAACGACGTGAAAGAACACAACTCAAATATCTCGAACGCTGAACACAATTCTAAAGACGATTTTCGTCACAAAAAGGCTCTCGATCGTTCTTCCGACGACTTAGAAGATAATAAAATAACCGTTAACACTAGTAAGGGCACTCATCTGAACAATAATCCAATAAATTTCGATTCTTCTGATCAAATTTTACACCTTAGAGTCAACGAAATTGTGCATACCGCCCCTCCGTCTGAAGACCCTAAAACTTCCGAACCTCAATCAGGCACAAGTGCTTGCAAAAAGCAAATCAACACGATGCTAAGTTCAACTACTTCTCATTCTGCAACAGATacctccgataaaatatgtaCCAGGGCAGACGGAGCCCTCAAGGAAAAAGACGCTTGCGAAGAAATCTCTACTCATGGTGTTAGTGAAGAGACTCTCCCAAAACCCGGGTCACTGAGTTCCGAGGATCGAACGAAAGTTTTGGATTTCGTTGAGCTCAACCTTCGACAGGCAGAGCAATTGTGCGGGATAATTCACTGTGAAGGGGGAAGCGCTGGCATAACTGGTAAACGTTCATCGCTTGGGTTACAGATGGGGTTGAGAGCCGGCGAGGATTGTGATGACAGGAAGCTGCAAAATAAGGAATCCAAAGGCTCAAAATTCGTGACTTTCAGCGTAACTACTATGATTGAAGAGCCGGTACCAACAGCCACTTTTTCGGCGACAGAGGCACAATCTCAACCCGATAAATTTTCACGAGACGAAGATTTGACGCATTCAGCGAGCGAGACTCCAAAATCTGTCAAAGATCATTGTGAACGAGAGCAAGTGGTCCCTCCCGTTCCAGGCACTGTTCCTGCTACACAGAGCAAGGGTTTTTCTGGACAAACTCTCTTTAGATCTAACCAACAAAATAGTCCGGATGGGCACAGGGCTTTGTATTCTAACTCGAGTATTGGTGACGCAGCGCACTCCAAAGTGACCAACCCGGCTAGTCTCGGCCGGGTTTCAAATGTTTTGGGCACTGAAATCCCAAAAGGGCTCGTCAAGGATAAGAAAAAAGTCATCGAGGAAAAATCGGGAACCATCACCGGGGACGCACAAAAGCTCTCGAAAAAGTCCTTCGAGCTGCTCAGAGAGACGGTGAACATAAAAAATTCGAGGGAGAGATACATCCAAGAGGTGAGAGCCAAAGAGGGAATTTCTGGTAGTACCAATCAGCAAAATCCGAGCAACGgcgccttaaatttttcacgGACATCGTCAAGTTTGGATTCAAAACCAAAAGCACCCCCAGGCATGGTATGCGGAAATACAGACAAGAAgataaatccaaatttttgcaTTTCGTCGAGCGAAAATCAAGGGAATTTTGAAGTTACCGagaagcaaaaaatgaagcaaatctTGAAGAGTAGTGTAGCGCACCACATGGTGGACGATGGTGGTTGTGTAGACGCGGTTACTCCATTTGAGCCTTTGAGGGCTGATATCTCTGCTTTGAATGCTGCAGCATCAGAGCAAGGTGAACATTTCATAAGCGTTCTGGCAACACCGACACCAGAAAAGACTCCAAGCAGCAGCCAAGCTCACATTGAGCAAGGGGCCAACAGTTCCGCGAGTCGCTGGAAAGGAGATCGCGACCAACAAGACAAACCGGCACAGCCTCTGGTTCCTGATGATGACGAAGCAGTCAGTGGTCAAATCACTCATTTTGACACTGCACGAAGAAAGTGGATTGAAAAGTTGGACAGTTCTAGGAGAGAAAGTTCTAAAGATCCCGTGGGCGGGAATGAGCCCCGAAACCATGCCAGCGGGAGAATGTCTACTCCGTCATTGAGAGGTCCGTCGTCGTTGACGCAAAATGGAAGCGAAGTTGACAAATGCAGCAAAACAACTGTCTTCATccaaaatgaagaggaaaaggCAGAGTCAAAGAGTTCCGAACAATTTATCTCGAAGAAAAGTTCCTTTTCGGTCTCGTCGAGGCTGAGCCGTGGAAGTGAAAACGGAGGTGAGTACCGCAACACTCTCTCGAGAAATGATGTTTTAAGTAACGATccgaatcaaattttaaaagccaTTGTCACTAACAAAATGAGTTCTCAAAGAATGGAAATATCACCTAGTTTTCAAACCGAGTTGAAGCAAAAAACAGCCAACTCGTTTTGCACGAAAGATGCAGCCGGGTCTACTGTGATATCTATGAATCTGAAAAGCGGTTCACCTCAGCAAAATTTGACGCGAGATAATTCAGTAGATAACGCGAGGTACCTGAAGAATTTGGAATACGAGATCGGAATGAGCCATGCTTGcgatgaaaacaaaaaagagtTTAAGCTGGAAAGTGGTGCCATTGGTACATCTCGGATTGAAGTGGCAAAACCTGATGTGCGTGCTCAGAGGAGGATATCAGATGACACGTTAGACAGTAGATCAGGTTCACGTGGATTCGGGACAGGAGAGACAGAAAAGGAGGTGAAAGTAATTGAAGCAGGTTCGAAAGAAGGAACAAACGAGTTTTTGATCCTGTGCCAATATTACAGCCTAGTGGAGAGCACTGAGCCAATGGAGAGATCCCCTGAAGGCGATACCCAAAGGAAAACGGAAACGACAGAAAACGGAGGCAAGGAAACCGCTTTGGAGGCACAGGTTCACGTTCGTCTGTCGCCGGCGCTGACGCAGATGTTGTCGCAACCGAACTTACCGGCAGCAGCCCTCAAGTCCGGTGTCGAGATGGTGACCATCACGTCGGAAGCGACCCTGCCCCATTGGTCCCGGCTGAACCTGGTCGCCACGTGCCAAGAGTTCTGTCGCATCTGCCATGACACCGCTGGAGCCGAGGATTTCATATCTCCGTGCCAGTGCCGTGGCAGTCTCTCGCGAGTACACAAGTTCTGTCTCGAGAGGTGGCTGGCCGAGTCGGACACCAGTGCCTGCGAGCTCTGCGGACACCGCTTCCAGATAGTTCGAGTCCCCAG GTACTCTATCATAGACTCGATTGTTCGCTGGTTCAAAAGTCAAGAAAATGTGCGCGATGTTCGAGAGTTATTTTTTGACATGATTGCGTTGTGTGCGTTCACACCGATGATCATTGGAGGCAGTTATTTTGGTTTCTTAGTGGCAGAAACTGTGTATCAACGG ATGATAAGCTCAACGATCTCACGGGCGGCCTCGTTTACATTGGTGAGCATGATGACGGGAATGgatttggcatttttgacgtgGTTTGCGTTGCGAACGCAACACCACACGATGCAGTGGTACGGCTGGTGGAGGCGCAACAGTGTCGTCAAAATCATCGTCACGGAGCAAAATCAACCCAGACCTAGGAATAACGTCTCTTGTGATGATCAGCCCCCAACTTAG
- the LOC109037518 gene encoding uncharacterized protein isoform X1 yields the protein MNVNTESDINELQDEKATEPEDSTLKIHEYDTQMNNEQTGPSACEDAGADLKKLEPSESPTLPENNEEDKPCFFTEDLSKKGSLSELLSTWKIVNSNLSFHSSRQNSEPQQKNTGGTVNETVTNVWQDLESRKDSDVDNSENLDHNDHATLPAVRRVDLNVLKNNQISYPGAHALEETIRRKKEDNAIGVNKTPPFSGHVDAKIVKEETVSPPELKLDVQLTHLQVIENLNTGDSKEPVETVEIFGKSTDTEKSRAENNSQGELECRQLDEIIQGFEQLGSGTRNDSGIIKEILPLSKDLQCSDENNNRQKEISNGSLIQIEDLYQTKNDSFEQPSLSAVTPEISNLRESNSNFSNFIPQSPDVSDGNSLECPKTQAADVERGVSQVHVYENGKNVTSQHVKSAQNNSIHVLLGSGTADKSYHDFDEKNSTVHFSTEVQEAKIIDSDHINPCSTGDVMSRVNLPIHLVELEIARLNSELTAKRDGPSSSLILQTHHPLKKVDNANVRDEEIHYYNDVKEHNSNISNAEHNSKDDFRHKKALDRSSDDLEDNKITVNTSKGTHLNNNPINFDSSDQILHLRVNEIVHTAPPSEDPKTSEPQSGTSACKKQINTMLSSTTSHSATDTSDKICTRADGALKEKDACEEISTHGVSEETLPKPGSLSSEDRTKVLDFVELNLRQAEQLCGIIHCEGGSAGITGKRSSLGLQMGLRAGEDCDDRKLQNKESKGSKFVTFSVTTMIEEPVPTATFSATEAQSQPDKFSRDEDLTHSASETPKSVKDHCEREQVVPPVPGTVPATQSKGFSGQTLFRSNQQNSPDGHRALYSNSSIGDAAHSKVTNPASLGRVSNVLGTEIPKGLVKDKKKVIEEKSGTITGDAQKLSKKSFELLRETVNIKNSRERYIQEVRAKEGISGSTNQQNPSNGALNFSRTSSSLDSKPKAPPGMVCGNTDKKINPNFCISSSENQGNFEVTEKQKMKQILKSSVAHHMVDDGGCVDAVTPFEPLRADISALNAAASEQGEHFISVLATPTPEKTPSSSQAHIEQGANSSASRWKGDRDQQDKPAQPLVPDDDEAVSGQITHFDTARRKWIEKLDSSRRESSKDPVGGNEPRNHASGRMSTPSLRGPSSLTQNGSEVDKCSKTTVFIQNEEEKAESKSSEQFISKKSSFSVSSRLSRGSENGGEYRNTLSRNDVLSNDPNQILKAIVTNKMSSQRMEISPSFQTELKQKTANSFCTKDAAGSTVISMNLKSGSPQQNLTRDNSVDNARYLKNLEYEIGMSHACDENKKEFKLESGAIGTSRIEVAKPDVRAQRRISDDTLDSRSGSRGFGTGETEKEVKVIEAGSKEGTNEFLILCQYYSLVESTEPMERSPEGDTQRKTETTENGGKETALEAQVHVRLSPALTQMLSQPNLPAAALKSGVEMVTITSEATLPHWSRLNLVATCQEFCRICHDTAGAEDFISPCQCRGSLSRVHKFCLERWLAESDTSACELCGHRFQIVRVPRYSIIDSIVRWFKSQENVRDVRELFFDMIALCAFTPMIIGGSYFGFLVAETVYQRMISSTISRAASFTLVSMMTGMDLAFLTWFALRTQHHTMQWYGWWRRNSVVKIIVTEQNQPRPRNNVSCDDQPPT from the exons ATGAATGTCAATACAGAATCTGATATCAACGAGTTGCAAGATGAAAAGGCCACTGAACCTG AAGATTCGACGTTGAAAATTCATGAGTACGACACGCAGATGAACAATGAACAAACAGGGCCCTCCGCTTGTGAAGATGCTGGCGCTGACCTGAAAAAATTAGAACCGTCCGAGTCACCCACGTTACCAGAGAACAATGAGGAGGACAAACCATGTTTTTTCACCGAAGATCTCTCGAAAAAGGGCTCATTGAGTGAGTTGCTCTCCACATGGAAAATAGTCAACTCAAATCTAAGTTTTCATTCCTCTCGTCAAAATTCAGAACCGCAGCAAAAAAATACAGGAGGAACCGTAAACGAGACAGTAACCAATGTCTGGCAGGATTTAGAATCTCGTAAAGACTCTGATGTAGACAATTCAGAAAATCTCGATCATAATGATCACGCAACTTTGCCAGCAGTCAGACGTGTAGATCTAAATGTTTTAAAGAATAATCAAATCTCTTATCCAGGTGCGCATGCACTGGAGGAAACTattagaagaaagaaagaagacaaCGCAATTGGTGTAAACAAAACGCCCCCCTTTTCTGGACACGTTGATGCTAAAATTGTTAAAGAGGAGACCGTTTCACCTCCCGAGTTGAAATTAGATGTTCAATTAACTCATCTACAAGTTATAGAAAACTTGAACACGGGTGACAGTAAAGAGCCTGTGGAGACAGTTGAGATTTTTGGAAAATCGACGGATACGGAAAAATCAAGAGCTGAGAACAATTCCCAAGGTGAATTAGAGTGCCGGCAGTTGGATGAAATAATTCAAGGCTTCGAGCAACTTGGATCCGGTACCAGGAACGACTCGGGGATAATCAAAGAAATTCTGCCTTTGAGCAAAG ATTTGCAGTGTTCAGACGAAAACAATAACCGCCAAAAGGAAATCAGTAATGGATCACTCATTCAGATAGAGGATTTATACCAGACAAAGAATGATTCTTTCGAGCAGCCATCATTGTCTGCCGTCACACCTGAAATATCTAATTTGCGAGAGTCTaacagtaatttttcaaattttattcccCAATCTCCCGATGTCAGTGACGGAAATTCATTAGAATGTCCTAAAACTCAGGCTGCTGATGTAGAGAGAGGTGTTTCACAAGTTCATGTttatgaaaatggaaaaaatgtgaCAAGTCAGCATGTCAAGAGCGCACAAAATAATAGTATCCACGTGCTTTTGGGCTCTGGAACCGCCGATAAATCATATCAtgattttgacgagaaaaattCTACGGTTCATTTTTCCACGGAGGTTCAAGAAGCAAAAATCATTGATTCTGATCATATAAATCCATGTTCCACTGGAGATGTTATGTCTAGAGTTAATTTGCCGATACATTTGGTTGAGCTAGAAATTGCGAGATTGAATTCAGAACTGACAGCTAAAAGAGATGGTCCGAGCTCGAGTTTGATTCTTCAAACTCACCATCCATTAAAAAAAGTAGATAATGCTAATGTGAGAGATGAAGAAATCCACTATTATAACGACGTGAAAGAACACAACTCAAATATCTCGAACGCTGAACACAATTCTAAAGACGATTTTCGTCACAAAAAGGCTCTCGATCGTTCTTCCGACGACTTAGAAGATAATAAAATAACCGTTAACACTAGTAAGGGCACTCATCTGAACAATAATCCAATAAATTTCGATTCTTCTGATCAAATTTTACACCTTAGAGTCAACGAAATTGTGCATACCGCCCCTCCGTCTGAAGACCCTAAAACTTCCGAACCTCAATCAGGCACAAGTGCTTGCAAAAAGCAAATCAACACGATGCTAAGTTCAACTACTTCTCATTCTGCAACAGATacctccgataaaatatgtaCCAGGGCAGACGGAGCCCTCAAGGAAAAAGACGCTTGCGAAGAAATCTCTACTCATGGTGTTAGTGAAGAGACTCTCCCAAAACCCGGGTCACTGAGTTCCGAGGATCGAACGAAAGTTTTGGATTTCGTTGAGCTCAACCTTCGACAGGCAGAGCAATTGTGCGGGATAATTCACTGTGAAGGGGGAAGCGCTGGCATAACTGGTAAACGTTCATCGCTTGGGTTACAGATGGGGTTGAGAGCCGGCGAGGATTGTGATGACAGGAAGCTGCAAAATAAGGAATCCAAAGGCTCAAAATTCGTGACTTTCAGCGTAACTACTATGATTGAAGAGCCGGTACCAACAGCCACTTTTTCGGCGACAGAGGCACAATCTCAACCCGATAAATTTTCACGAGACGAAGATTTGACGCATTCAGCGAGCGAGACTCCAAAATCTGTCAAAGATCATTGTGAACGAGAGCAAGTGGTCCCTCCCGTTCCAGGCACTGTTCCTGCTACACAGAGCAAGGGTTTTTCTGGACAAACTCTCTTTAGATCTAACCAACAAAATAGTCCGGATGGGCACAGGGCTTTGTATTCTAACTCGAGTATTGGTGACGCAGCGCACTCCAAAGTGACCAACCCGGCTAGTCTCGGCCGGGTTTCAAATGTTTTGGGCACTGAAATCCCAAAAGGGCTCGTCAAGGATAAGAAAAAAGTCATCGAGGAAAAATCGGGAACCATCACCGGGGACGCACAAAAGCTCTCGAAAAAGTCCTTCGAGCTGCTCAGAGAGACGGTGAACATAAAAAATTCGAGGGAGAGATACATCCAAGAGGTGAGAGCCAAAGAGGGAATTTCTGGTAGTACCAATCAGCAAAATCCGAGCAACGgcgccttaaatttttcacgGACATCGTCAAGTTTGGATTCAAAACCAAAAGCACCCCCAGGCATGGTATGCGGAAATACAGACAAGAAgataaatccaaatttttgcaTTTCGTCGAGCGAAAATCAAGGGAATTTTGAAGTTACCGagaagcaaaaaatgaagcaaatctTGAAGAGTAGTGTAGCGCACCACATGGTGGACGATGGTGGTTGTGTAGACGCGGTTACTCCATTTGAGCCTTTGAGGGCTGATATCTCTGCTTTGAATGCTGCAGCATCAGAGCAAGGTGAACATTTCATAAGCGTTCTGGCAACACCGACACCAGAAAAGACTCCAAGCAGCAGCCAAGCTCACATTGAGCAAGGGGCCAACAGTTCCGCGAGTCGCTGGAAAGGAGATCGCGACCAACAAGACAAACCGGCACAGCCTCTGGTTCCTGATGATGACGAAGCAGTCAGTGGTCAAATCACTCATTTTGACACTGCACGAAGAAAGTGGATTGAAAAGTTGGACAGTTCTAGGAGAGAAAGTTCTAAAGATCCCGTGGGCGGGAATGAGCCCCGAAACCATGCCAGCGGGAGAATGTCTACTCCGTCATTGAGAGGTCCGTCGTCGTTGACGCAAAATGGAAGCGAAGTTGACAAATGCAGCAAAACAACTGTCTTCATccaaaatgaagaggaaaaggCAGAGTCAAAGAGTTCCGAACAATTTATCTCGAAGAAAAGTTCCTTTTCGGTCTCGTCGAGGCTGAGCCGTGGAAGTGAAAACGGAGGTGAGTACCGCAACACTCTCTCGAGAAATGATGTTTTAAGTAACGATccgaatcaaattttaaaagccaTTGTCACTAACAAAATGAGTTCTCAAAGAATGGAAATATCACCTAGTTTTCAAACCGAGTTGAAGCAAAAAACAGCCAACTCGTTTTGCACGAAAGATGCAGCCGGGTCTACTGTGATATCTATGAATCTGAAAAGCGGTTCACCTCAGCAAAATTTGACGCGAGATAATTCAGTAGATAACGCGAGGTACCTGAAGAATTTGGAATACGAGATCGGAATGAGCCATGCTTGcgatgaaaacaaaaaagagtTTAAGCTGGAAAGTGGTGCCATTGGTACATCTCGGATTGAAGTGGCAAAACCTGATGTGCGTGCTCAGAGGAGGATATCAGATGACACGTTAGACAGTAGATCAGGTTCACGTGGATTCGGGACAGGAGAGACAGAAAAGGAGGTGAAAGTAATTGAAGCAGGTTCGAAAGAAGGAACAAACGAGTTTTTGATCCTGTGCCAATATTACAGCCTAGTGGAGAGCACTGAGCCAATGGAGAGATCCCCTGAAGGCGATACCCAAAGGAAAACGGAAACGACAGAAAACGGAGGCAAGGAAACCGCTTTGGAGGCACAGGTTCACGTTCGTCTGTCGCCGGCGCTGACGCAGATGTTGTCGCAACCGAACTTACCGGCAGCAGCCCTCAAGTCCGGTGTCGAGATGGTGACCATCACGTCGGAAGCGACCCTGCCCCATTGGTCCCGGCTGAACCTGGTCGCCACGTGCCAAGAGTTCTGTCGCATCTGCCATGACACCGCTGGAGCCGAGGATTTCATATCTCCGTGCCAGTGCCGTGGCAGTCTCTCGCGAGTACACAAGTTCTGTCTCGAGAGGTGGCTGGCCGAGTCGGACACCAGTGCCTGCGAGCTCTGCGGACACCGCTTCCAGATAGTTCGAGTCCCCAG GTACTCTATCATAGACTCGATTGTTCGCTGGTTCAAAAGTCAAGAAAATGTGCGCGATGTTCGAGAGTTATTTTTTGACATGATTGCGTTGTGTGCGTTCACACCGATGATCATTGGAGGCAGTTATTTTGGTTTCTTAGTGGCAGAAACTGTGTATCAACGG ATGATAAGCTCAACGATCTCACGGGCGGCCTCGTTTACATTGGTGAGCATGATGACGGGAATGgatttggcatttttgacgtgGTTTGCGTTGCGAACGCAACACCACACGATGCAGTGGTACGGCTGGTGGAGGCGCAACAGTGTCGTCAAAATCATCGTCACGGAGCAAAATCAACCCAGACCTAGGAATAACGTCTCTTGTGATGATCAGCCCCCAACTTAG